The following DNA comes from Chitinophaga nivalis.
TAAGAATAGTAATGTGGTTGCAGGTTATAATCCCACGTTCCCAATATAGTTTTTACACTATCCGTTACAGGAATACCCGCCCCCGGATCAAAGATGACCATCACTGGTTTTCCCCACAGCTGCGTTTCTGTATCCCAGAAATTATACTGGCTCCGGCGCGATTCCCGGCTGTTAAGACTATAGGATAACTGCCCGGTATAAAACATGTATTTGGATGGCAGCTGATAACTGTTCATAAATACGACCGGCCGGCCGGCAGCACGTGCTGCTACCTGCGAAGTCCACTCCTTATTGTGGTGAATTTCAGGCCTGATTTCCACACCCGGCATAAAATCCCAGATCATATACACCCGCGTAGCCAATACCAGCAACAACGTTACCGGTAAGGTATATACCAGCCAATTCCACGACAGCTTTCTCCGCATAATGGCATGGTGCGCCAGCAATGTGGTAGGCGTAAACAACATCACGGTCCAATTGGCTTCTACCCGGCCTTTGAAAGTGCTGAGCAGGAAAAATACCAATACCCCAATGACGTTGAATTTCAGTGCCCGTTCAAAAGTATGCTGAATAGGACAACGGAAAGCATAATACAGAATCAGCCAGCCGAGCAGCGGACCAAAAAGCAATAACTGTCCGCCTATATAATCCAGTGTATAGGTAATATCGTAGGAAGTGGCATTCCGCTCTATCAGGTGGTATTGCAACGAGGGGAAGCCATGTGTATACTGCCAGTAAATATGCGGTAAAAACAACAGCGTAGTAAGAATACAGGCAATATAAAACTTGAAAACCTTGAGCAGGTTGATGTTGGACAACACCGTAAAAAACACCAGTAGTACCCCATGGTATTTACTGTAAAACATCAGTGCCATGGAAACGCCCAGCAGCAATGTATTTTTCCAGTTTTGCTCCGACAGGAAATTGCGGTATGCCCAGAAATATACCGCAGCAAAAAAGATCAGCGGTACATCCGGAACTGCCAGCATCCCTCCTATCTGCATCGCTCCCATCGCTCCTATCAACAGGTAAAATAACGTGTTATCTTTTGCTGCAATGAGTTTGGCCGTAATCCATAAAGTAAGGGTATTCACCACCACGATCAATAGTCGTACCCCTAACTCATTATGAAAAATACTGTAGCCTAGCTTGATCAGCAAGGCAATCATGGGTGGATGGTCAAAATAACCCCAGTCCATATGACGGGAGTATACCCAGTAATAAGCTTCATCATCCCACAATTCGGAGAAAGAAGCCTGTATGAGTCCTAACACCAGCCAGGTTAACAGGAAAAGATTGCGGTATTGATTTTTTGTAAAGAACCTTTTTATTTCGCTCATGCAAATATTCAGTATGATTAATCCAGTGCGAAGATAGGTCTATTCGCAGTATACTGTTACTTCCCAGTTTGGCCGGATGGCAACCAGTGCTGCTGCATACCCGGGCTTGATACGCCCACGCTGCTGCGCCTGTCCGATTGCGCGGGCCGGGTACAGGCTTGCCATTCGCAGGGCTTCCTCCAGGGAAATACCTACCTGTTCCACACAATTACGGACTGCCTGTATCATCGTAAGCCGGGAGCCAGACAATACACCGGTGGCACTTACGAACCGATCTTGTTCCCGGAGATAGGTATAAGGCCCGGTTTTATTTTCCTCTACCGCATCGGTAATCAGGAATAAACGTTCACCCATGATCTTTTTACTGATCCGGATGGCGGCAAAATCCACATGTACGCCATCCGCGACAATACTGGCACTCACGGCCGGATGATCGTATATAGCTCCTACGATCCCCGGAGCGCGGCTTTCCAGCGGCGACATGGCATTAAATAAGTGGGTAGCATGCCGGATACCCTGTTCAAAAGCAATGTAAGCCTGGTCGTAGGTAGCATTGCTATGCCCTGCAAACACCACAATACCCGCCTCCTGCAACTGCCTGATCAGGATGGGGTCACAGCATTCCGGCGCCAGTGTCATTATTTTCACAATGCCCTTGCCATGAGTAATGATCCAATCGATATCTTCCTGCGCAGGTTTACGGATGTACTGCGGTAAATGCGCCCCTTTTTTTGCCGGATTAATAAAAGGTCCTTCCAGGTGAAGACCGGCTACGCCTTTGCCTCCCTGTTCCCAATAGGCTTTCACCGCATGTATGGCTTCCAGCATAATTTCCGGTGAAATAGTGGCTACAGTAGGCATCACCAACGCTGCGCCGCCCGCCTTGCTGTAGTCTACCACCGCAGTCAGTGAGGCAACAGAAGGATACAGGGAAAACACCGCGCCATTGCCGCCATAAATCTGCAGATCAATCATAGCCGGCGCCAATATAGCCCCCTGCAGATCCACGACCGTACCTTCCTGCGATTCCACGGCAGCAGCAGGCAATATCGACGTAACAATGCCATAATCTGTTGTAACGGCGCTTTCCTCCAATATTCCATCTCCGGTGAATACCCGGGCATTTGTGTAGGTAACTGGCATATTCCGGTAAGTTTAAGTGACTTTATATTGCAGTAAACAAGGATACGCAGGCACTATACAGCATTTCTTTCTGTATCACACTAATCCCGGACTTCATACAATTCCAGGGGCAAACCATCCGGATCTGAGAAAAAAGTAAATCGCTGCTGTGTGTGCGGATCTAAACGTATGGGTTCCGTTTCCACGCCTTTGTCCTGCAGCTGCTGAACAGCCGCAGTAATATCTGCCACGGCAAAAGCCAGGTGACGCAGGCCACTGGCTTCCGGGCGACTCACGCGTGCAGGCGGGTCGGGAAATGAAAATAATTCTATGATATATTGCTCACCAAGTGCCAGGTCCAGCTTCCAGGAATCGCGTTCTGCGCGATATACTTCCCGGATTACCTGCAGGCCCAGCACATCGGTATAAAACGTTTTACTGCGGTGATAATCAGTACAGATAATAGCGATGTGATGGACTGCCTGTAATAACATGGTAAGCCGGTTTATATTATGCTTTGGGCAAAATAGTGAAGGCGTCTGCATCCTTCAGGAAAGGAATATTTTTTCTTATTTCATCCAGCTTCTCACGTTGAAGGGTATACGTAAAAATGTCTTCGTCATGAGATTTGCGGTAGATGATTTCACCCATAGGATCAATCAGGCTGGAATCGCCGCTGTGGTAGATGTTATTGCCATCATTGCCCACCCGGTTTACACCTATAGCAAAACATTGATTTTCAATGGCACGTGCCTGTATCAGTGTTTTCCAGGCGGTACTGCGCCGTTCCGGCCAGTTGGCCACATTCACCAGCAGGTCGTAGGCCGGCGCCTGGGTATCCGGTTGAATGGTATTTCTGGACCATACCGGGAAACGCAGGTCATAACAAACGGTCAGATTGATTTTCCAACCTTTTACCTGGGCTATCAATCGTTTATCACCGGGATGATAATGTTCATCTTCTCCGGCATAGCCAAACAGATGGCGCTTGTCATAAGTACCATAGGTGCCGTTAGGCAGCATCCAGATCAACCGGTTGAGGTACTGACCCTCTTCTTCGATGATCAGGCTGCCGGCGATGATCACATTCTTTTCGGCGGATTTTTGTTTCATCCACTGAAAAGCACTGCCATCCATCTTTTCGGCCAGGCGTTCCGGTTGCATACTAAAACCGGTACTGAACATCTCCGGTAAAAAAATGACTTCCGTTCTTTCTCCTATACTGTTGATCTTCTCATCAAACATTCGGAGGTTAGCCGCTATATCTTCCCAGTGCAGCTGCGTCTGGATAAGTGTTACTTTAAGGTCTGACATTGTCGGTTATTATGAACACTAAATTACAACCTGCGTCATTAGAAAACTTTTAAAATTATAGCTTTCTTATGCCTCATTATTTACAATTTGTTCAAGCGCATCACTAATCAGATCGGATTCAAAACCTTTTTGCAACAGATGTTGCATCGTTTTGTACTTTCTTTTCAGGGGCTGTTCTCTTTCCAGTGACCGGTATTTTTTGTCTGCCAGTTTCAATAATACAGCTGCATAATCATTTTCATCTATCTCCTCCATCGCTTTTTTAATGCAGTAGGCAGATACCTGTTTTTGTTTCAGTTCCAATATTATTTTTTTGCGCCCCCACTGTCTGATACGGAATTTGCCGCCGGCAAAAGCTTTCGCAAAACGTTCTTCATTCAGGAAGTTATCGGCCACCAGTGTTGCCAGTGCCTCTTCTACTTCCGCACCGCGCAATCCTAATTCCAGACATTTATGCCGGGTTTCGTAATGGCTTCGCTCCTGGTAGGCACAATAATGCCGGAGCTTTTCTATCTCTTTTTGCATGTGATGGCACACTATCGCCGTGCCACCAACAAAACAGTTGCCCTGTTGGTGGCCGGTATATCAGATGGATTTATTTTACGATACGCAGTTTCGCGTAGTTCAGCATGATCTTTTTCTCTCCGCCACCCTTCGGGAATACAATGGTGGCAATACGGTTATTGGGAGCACCTTCTATAGCAGTGATGTTACCGAAACCAAATTTCTGGTGTTCTACTTCCATACCTGGTTGCATGCCTGCCGGATCATCGGGGGCAAAACCAGCGGTAGGCACGTGATTCACCGGTACAGAAGATGGTTTGGGCATCGGTTTGGGAGAAGAAGACTGCGCCGGGGCTGCCGGGCTTTTCTTCTGCATCCGGTCAAACATATTATTGGCATTGCTGTTGCTCCAGCCGTTGGTACTGCCGCTGCCGAAGGCATTACGTACACTACCTCCACCAGCATAGCTGCGGTCAATAAATTTATCCGGCATTTCTTCCAGGAAGCGGCTGGGTTCATTCTGCACCAGGTTACCGAAACGATAACGGCTGTTGGCATGCGTCAGCCACAGGCGGGCCTTCGCACGGGTAATCGCTACGTAAAACAACCGTCTTTCTTCTTCCAGTTCTTCGCGGGTGTTAATAGACATGCCGCTGGGAAACAGCGTTTCTTCCAACCCTACGGTAAATACCACCGGGAATTCCAGTCCTTTTGCAGCGTGAATGGTCATCAGCTTTACCACGTCGCTATCTTCATTATTGCCCTGGTCTGCATCTGTCAGCAGGGTAATCTGCTGCAGGTAGGAGCCCATGCTTTTATCCAGCAACTCCCCTTCTTCATCAGGGGTTTCTGTAAATTCCTTGATGGAGTTCAACAGCTCCTGCACGTTCTCATACCGGGCAAGACCTTCGGTCGTTTTATCGTTGAAGAGTTCTTTCACGATATTGGTAGATTTTCCGACCATTACCGCTACGTCGTAGGCATTCTGTTTGCCCAGCATCGCCTGGAAACTGCTGATCATCGTCACAAAACCTTCGATTGCTTCCAGCGTGCCGCTTTTGAAACCGAATTCCTTGGCTCTTTCCAGCACTTCCCACATGGTGATGTTATGCTCATTGCTGAGCACCACCGTTTTTTCGATAGTGGTTTTACCGATACCACGCACCGGGTAATTGATAATTCTTTTCAGGCTCTCTTCATCGCGGGTATTCATGGTCACCCGCAGGTAGGCCACAAAATCCTTGATTTCCTTCCGCTGGTAGAACGACAGACCACCGTAAATACGGTATGGAATGGCTTTCCGGCGGAGGCTTTCCTCAAAGGAACGGCTTTGCGCATTGGTACGGTACAGAATCACAAAATCGCGGTTATCATAATGGTTCCGCAATTTCTGTTCTGCAATGGTATCTGCTACAAATTTCCCTTCCTCGTTATCGGTCATGGTGCGTACCAGTTTGATGGTATCACCTTCTGTATTATCTGTCCAAAGATTCTTTTCTATCTGGCCTTTGTTATGGGCTATTACCTCGTTGGCAACATTCAGGATAGATTTGGTACTGCGATAGTTTTGTTCCAGTTTTACCACTTTCACATCATCGTAATCTTTTTCGAACTGGAGGATATTTTCGATCGTAGCACCACGGAAGGAGTAAATACTCTGGGCATCATCTCCCACTACACAGATGTTTTCATTGACAGCACCCAGGAGTTTAATGATCTCGTACTGTGCCGGGTTGGTATCCTGGTACTCATCGATCATGATATATTTAAACTTGTGCTGATATTTATGCAGCACTTCCGGGAAGGCCTTGAGGATCACATACATTTTGAAGAGCAGGTCATCAAAGTCCATGGCGCCGTTTTTAAAACAGCGTTTGGCGTACATGTCGTAGATCTTACCGATCATGGGCCGGTTGGCGCGCATGTCTTCCTGTTGTACCAGATGATCCAGCTGGTATTCTTCCGGTCCCATCAGGCTGTTTTTAGCAGCTGAAATGCGGTTGTATACGAAGTTGGGCTTATAGTGTTTATCGTCCAGATTCAATTCATTGATGATGGTTTTCAACACACTCTTGGCATCATCGGTATCATAAATGGTGAAATCACTGGGATAACCGAGGCGGCTTGCTTCTGCACGCAGCAAGCGGGCAAATACGGAGTGGAAGGTACCTATATACAGATTGCGGGCTTCACTGCCTCCCAGGATCTTTTCCACCCTTTCCTTCATTTCACGTGCCGCCTTGTTGGTAAAGGTGAGCGACAAAATATTAAACGCATCAACGCCATTACGCATCAGATGAGCAATACGGGTGGTCAGCACCTTGGTTTTTCCCGAACCGGCGCCGGCTACAATCATCAATGGGCCATTGATATGTGTTACTGCTTCCCGTTGTTGTTCGTTAAGCTCGTCTAAATAGTTTGCCTTCATCTCGACTGCTGTTTATATTTTTTGTAGATAGATGTAATTTTCAGAAGGGTGTAAAAGTACGAAAAAGGAGCTATTTTCTACAAAAGACAAAGGAGCAAAGTCCCACAATGGCTGTGGTTTCTTTGCTCCCTGCGATATCTTCTTAAAAAGATTTTTATTCAGGCTTCGCTCCCAGGGCCTTCATAAAACGGAAATGTGATCTTACGGCGCCAGACATTGTGGGAATGGAATGATAAGGCAGATTATGTTCCGCACATTTAGCCGCTACTATTTTGCTGATAGCGGGATAATG
Coding sequences within:
- a CDS encoding ArnT family glycosyltransferase, which codes for MSEIKRFFTKNQYRNLFLLTWLVLGLIQASFSELWDDEAYYWVYSRHMDWGYFDHPPMIALLIKLGYSIFHNELGVRLLIVVVNTLTLWITAKLIAAKDNTLFYLLIGAMGAMQIGGMLAVPDVPLIFFAAVYFWAYRNFLSEQNWKNTLLLGVSMALMFYSKYHGVLLVFFTVLSNINLLKVFKFYIACILTTLLFLPHIYWQYTHGFPSLQYHLIERNATSYDITYTLDYIGGQLLLFGPLLGWLILYYAFRCPIQHTFERALKFNVIGVLVFFLLSTFKGRVEANWTVMLFTPTTLLAHHAIMRRKLSWNWLVYTLPVTLLLVLATRVYMIWDFMPGVEIRPEIHHNKEWTSQVAARAAGRPVVFMNSYQLPSKYMFYTGQLSYSLNSRESRRSQYNFWDTETQLWGKPVMVIFDPGAGIPVTDSVKTILGTWDYNLQPHYYSYSLIQLKPALKAIKAKRGERVNVILQPDNGYRQPIPLDREHEPVLGYVFMHQEDMLPPVKSVMTLERAILRRLINLEVVMPEKPGKYQLKFSIFAGELPPTHNSPVIPVTIE
- the nagA gene encoding N-acetylglucosamine-6-phosphate deacetylase; this translates as MPVTYTNARVFTGDGILEESAVTTDYGIVTSILPAAAVESQEGTVVDLQGAILAPAMIDLQIYGGNGAVFSLYPSVASLTAVVDYSKAGGAALVMPTVATISPEIMLEAIHAVKAYWEQGGKGVAGLHLEGPFINPAKKGAHLPQYIRKPAQEDIDWIITHGKGIVKIMTLAPECCDPILIRQLQEAGIVVFAGHSNATYDQAYIAFEQGIRHATHLFNAMSPLESRAPGIVGAIYDHPAVSASIVADGVHVDFAAIRISKKIMGERLFLITDAVEENKTGPYTYLREQDRFVSATGVLSGSRLTMIQAVRNCVEQVGISLEEALRMASLYPARAIGQAQQRGRIKPGYAAALVAIRPNWEVTVYCE
- the gloA2 gene encoding SMU1112c/YaeR family gloxylase I-like metalloprotein, whose amino-acid sequence is MLLQAVHHIAIICTDYHRSKTFYTDVLGLQVIREVYRAERDSWKLDLALGEQYIIELFSFPDPPARVSRPEASGLRHLAFAVADITAAVQQLQDKGVETEPIRLDPHTQQRFTFFSDPDGLPLELYEVRD
- a CDS encoding amidohydrolase, yielding MSDLKVTLIQTQLHWEDIAANLRMFDEKINSIGERTEVIFLPEMFSTGFSMQPERLAEKMDGSAFQWMKQKSAEKNVIIAGSLIIEEEGQYLNRLIWMLPNGTYGTYDKRHLFGYAGEDEHYHPGDKRLIAQVKGWKINLTVCYDLRFPVWSRNTIQPDTQAPAYDLLVNVANWPERRSTAWKTLIQARAIENQCFAIGVNRVGNDGNNIYHSGDSSLIDPMGEIIYRKSHDEDIFTYTLQREKLDEIRKNIPFLKDADAFTILPKA
- a CDS encoding regulatory protein RecX, which encodes MQKEIEKLRHYCAYQERSHYETRHKCLELGLRGAEVEEALATLVADNFLNEERFAKAFAGGKFRIRQWGRKKIILELKQKQVSAYCIKKAMEEIDENDYAAVLLKLADKKYRSLEREQPLKRKYKTMQHLLQKGFESDLISDALEQIVNNEA
- a CDS encoding ATP-dependent helicase, whose protein sequence is MKANYLDELNEQQREAVTHINGPLMIVAGAGSGKTKVLTTRIAHLMRNGVDAFNILSLTFTNKAAREMKERVEKILGGSEARNLYIGTFHSVFARLLRAEASRLGYPSDFTIYDTDDAKSVLKTIINELNLDDKHYKPNFVYNRISAAKNSLMGPEEYQLDHLVQQEDMRANRPMIGKIYDMYAKRCFKNGAMDFDDLLFKMYVILKAFPEVLHKYQHKFKYIMIDEYQDTNPAQYEIIKLLGAVNENICVVGDDAQSIYSFRGATIENILQFEKDYDDVKVVKLEQNYRSTKSILNVANEVIAHNKGQIEKNLWTDNTEGDTIKLVRTMTDNEEGKFVADTIAEQKLRNHYDNRDFVILYRTNAQSRSFEESLRRKAIPYRIYGGLSFYQRKEIKDFVAYLRVTMNTRDEESLKRIINYPVRGIGKTTIEKTVVLSNEHNITMWEVLERAKEFGFKSGTLEAIEGFVTMISSFQAMLGKQNAYDVAVMVGKSTNIVKELFNDKTTEGLARYENVQELLNSIKEFTETPDEEGELLDKSMGSYLQQITLLTDADQGNNEDSDVVKLMTIHAAKGLEFPVVFTVGLEETLFPSGMSINTREELEEERRLFYVAITRAKARLWLTHANSRYRFGNLVQNEPSRFLEEMPDKFIDRSYAGGGSVRNAFGSGSTNGWSNSNANNMFDRMQKKSPAAPAQSSSPKPMPKPSSVPVNHVPTAGFAPDDPAGMQPGMEVEHQKFGFGNITAIEGAPNNRIATIVFPKGGGEKKIMLNYAKLRIVK